The Dethiosulfovibrio salsuginis nucleotide sequence GACCGTAGTCGATGTCGGCTCTGAGGGTGGAAAGGGGAAGCTGGCCTTCGTTGTACCACTCGGTACGGGCGATCTCCGCTCCACCGAGACGACCGGCACACTGGATCTTGATCCCTTTGCCTCCGGCCTTCATGGTGCGGAAGATGGACTGCTTCATGGCACGACGGAAACTGACCCTGTGAGCGAGGGCAGCTGCGACGTTTTCAGCCACAAGCTGAGCCTCTACCTCGGGGTTCTTTATCTCCTGAACGTTGACCATGACCTTGGATCCGGTCATCTCCTGAAGCTCGTCCTTTATCTTCTGGATCTCCGCTCCGTTTTTGCCTATTACTACACCAGGCCGGGCGGTCCAAATTGAGAAGCGCAGGACTTTGCCTACACGCTCTATCTCCACTTTGGAGATTCCAGCACCCTCCCAACGGCCTTTGATCCACTCACGAAGCTTGAGATCCTCGTGAAGGTTTTTGGCATAGTTCTTACCGTCAGCGAACCAGCGGGACTCCCAGTCCCTGGTTATACCGACTCTGTATCCAACAGGGTGTACCTTCTGACCCATCTCTCAGCCCTCCTTAACGTTCTGCGACCGACACGGTGATGTGGCTCGTGCGATGGCGGTAGGGATGGGCCCGCCCCATCGACACAGGACGGAAGCGTTTCATGCTAGGTCCCTGATCGGCAAAGGCCTCTACGACTACCAGCTTGTCTACGTCCAGACCACAGTTGTGCTCTGCGTTAGCCACGGCACTCTTGAGGACCTTCTCGATAACCTTGGCGGCTTTCTTCGGGGTGTAGCGAAGGGCTACCAGCGCCTCTCCTACTTTTTTGCCCCTGATAAGGGTCAGTACCTGGCGAACCTTGAAAGGAGAGAGCCGGACCTGTTTGGCACGTGCTTTTGCCTCCATAATCCCTTTTCCTCCCTATCTCCTGACGCCGGAACGGCGCTCCTGTCCGGCGTGACCGCCGAACTTCCTGGTGGGAGCGAACTCCCCTAGCTTATGACCGACCATATTCTCGCTGATGTAGATAGGTATGTGAATACGGCCATTGTGAATAGCGATGGTGTGTCCGATCATCGCTGGGACGATCATGCTTGCACGAGACCAGGTCTTGAGGACCTTTCTCTCGCCACTCTGGTTAAAGGCTTCTACGCGGCCGAGAAGTCTCTGCTCAACGTAGGGTCCCTTTTTGGCGGAACGAGCCATTGAATTACCCCCTCATCTCTACTTGGCAAACCGGCGACGGACGATGAACTTATCCGAAGGCTTCTTCCTGCGAGTCCTGTAGCCCTTTGCAGGCGTTCCCCAAGGGGAGACCGGGTGTTTGTGGGATTTGCTCTTTCCTTCACCACCACCCATGGGATGGTCCACAGGGTTCATGACCATGGCCCTAACATGGGGTTTCCTGCCGAGCCAACGGGTCTTTCCCGCTTTTCCTGCGCTGGCGTTCTCGTGTTCCGTGTTGCCGACCTGACCAATGGTGGCCATGCACTGAAGCAACACAAGGCGAAGCTCTCCGCTTGGCATCCTTATGAAGGCGTACTTGCCCTCTTTGGCCATGAGCTGAGCGGTGGTTCCGGCGGAGCGAACCATTACGCCGCCTCTGCCTGGCTCTAGCTCGATGTTGTGGACCATAGTACCTACCGGTATATCGGCGAGCTTCAGGGCGTTGCCTGGAACTATGTCAGATCCAGGGCCAGCCATGATGGTCATACCTACGTTCAGACCGACGGGGCAGAGGATGTAGCGCTTCTCTCCATCTGCATCGTGGATGAGGGCGATCCTGGCCGAACGGTTGGGATCGTACTCTATCGCGGCGACCTTGCCGGGAACTCCGAGTTTGCTTCTTTTGAAGTCTATTACACGATAACGTCTGGAGTTACCGCCGCCACGATGGCGCATGGTTATCCTTCCGTTATTGTTCCTTCCTCCCTTTTTGCTGAGGGGGGCCAAAAGCGACTTTTCCGGCTCGCCTTTGGTTATCTCCTCATAGGTTGGAATGCTCATGAAACGCCTTCCCGGCGTTGTGGGATTAAACTTTCTGATTCCCATTCTTCCGTCCTCCCGTCAGAGCTAGACGCTGGCGCCTTCGAAGAACTCGATGCGTTCTCCCTCGGCCAGTGTGACGATGGCCTTTTTCCAGGCCCTGCTCTTCCCGAGGAAAACGCCCATTCTCTTGGGCTTAGAGCGAACTTTCAGCGTGTGAACCTTTTCGACTTTAACCTTGAAGACCGTCTCTACCGCTTTGCGGACCTCGGTCTTATTAGCCTGAGGATGAATCTCAAAGGTGTACTTGTTCTCTTCCATCATTCGGCTGCTTTTCTCCGTTACTATAGGCCGTACGATGATGTCGTGAGCCATGAGTTTCATTAGGCGTACACCTCCTCCAGTTTTTTGACCGCCCCTGCGCTCATGACGATATGTCCGTGCTTGAGCAGGTCGTAGACGTTGATGCTGTCGACATGCATTACCCTGGCGCCAGGGATGTTTCTGGCGGATTTCGTCACGTTCATATCCGACGAGTCCAGGATAACCAGAGGCTTGACCGCACCGAGAGCCTGAAAGAAGCCTTTCATGATCTTAGTGGACGGTGCTTCCATGGAAAGGGACTGAATACCCAGTATCTGAGCGTCTCTGACCTTCTGGGACAGGGCACTGCAGATAGCCAGTTTCCGTACCTTCTTGTTTACCTTTTGACGGTAGCTCCTGGGCTTAGGACCGTGGACTACTCCACCGCCGACCCAGATAGGAGATCTGGTACTGCCGTGACGGGCACGTCCAGTGTGTTTCTGTCTCCAAGGCTTCTTTCCTCCACCTCTTACCTCGCCTCTGCTCTTGGCGGATGCAGTTCCCTGCCGGCGATTGGCCAGCTGAGCTACAACCACCTGATGCATGGCGGGAATGTGAAGAGGTACGTCAAAAACCACGTCGGAAAGGTTGAGCTCTCCGACCGATTCGCCGCTTATATTGACAAGCTTGATGCTCGGCATTTTCTATTGACCTCCTTGCCCGTGCCGACTAGCCCTTTTTATGGAGCAGGACCAGGCAGTTTTTGGCACCAGGAATGGCACCCTTGACGAGGACGAGGTTGTTCTCCCGATCCACGGCGACCACGGAGAGGTTTTTCACCGTGACCCTCTCGTTTCCGAGCTGACCAGGCATCGTCTTACCCTTGAAGACCCGACTGGGGCTACTGCTAGCACCGCTGGAGTTAGGCTTACGGTGGGTTTTGGAAACACCGTGGCTCGCCTGGGCTCCTCCGAAGTTGTAGCGCTTCATAACTCCGGCAAAACCCTTTCCTTTGCTGGTTCCGGTAGCGTCGATTTTCTCACCAGGCTCGAAGATGGAGACGTCCACGGTGCTTCCGACCTTATAGTCGGAGGTGCAGCAGAGCCTGAACTCCCTGAGCCACCGTTTGGCCTCGCTTCCTGCTTTCTCGAAAAAGCCCTTCATGGGCTTCGTTACTTTGCGATGATTCGCCTTTCCAAAACCGAGAAGTAAGGCGTCGTAGCCGTTTTCCTCTTTGGTTCTGACGGCGAGGACCGGACATGGACCGGCTTCGACCACCGTGACGGGGACAGCCTGTCCCTGCTCGTTGTAGATCTGGGTCATGCCCAGTTTCAAACCCAGGATACCAAGACTCATATTGTTCACTCCTTTGCTCAGAGCTTCCCGCTAAAGCTTGATCTGGATGTCAACTCCAGAGGGAAGATTCAGCTGCATAAGGGCATCCATGGTTTTCTGATTGGGATCGAGTATGTCGATCAGCCTCTTATGCGTTCTCATCTCAAAATGCTCTCTGGCGTCCTTG carries:
- the rplC gene encoding 50S ribosomal protein L3, with the translated sequence MSLGILGLKLGMTQIYNEQGQAVPVTVVEAGPCPVLAVRTKEENGYDALLLGFGKANHRKVTKPMKGFFEKAGSEAKRWLREFRLCCTSDYKVGSTVDVSIFEPGEKIDATGTSKGKGFAGVMKRYNFGGAQASHGVSKTHRKPNSSGASSSPSRVFKGKTMPGQLGNERVTVKNLSVVAVDRENNLVLVKGAIPGAKNCLVLLHKKG
- the rplB gene encoding 50S ribosomal protein L2, giving the protein MGIRKFNPTTPGRRFMSIPTYEEITKGEPEKSLLAPLSKKGGRNNNGRITMRHRGGGNSRRYRVIDFKRSKLGVPGKVAAIEYDPNRSARIALIHDADGEKRYILCPVGLNVGMTIMAGPGSDIVPGNALKLADIPVGTMVHNIELEPGRGGVMVRSAGTTAQLMAKEGKYAFIRMPSGELRLVLLQCMATIGQVGNTEHENASAGKAGKTRWLGRKPHVRAMVMNPVDHPMGGGEGKSKSHKHPVSPWGTPAKGYRTRRKKPSDKFIVRRRFAK
- the rplW gene encoding 50S ribosomal protein L23; protein product: MKLMAHDIIVRPIVTEKSSRMMEENKYTFEIHPQANKTEVRKAVETVFKVKVEKVHTLKVRSKPKRMGVFLGKSRAWKKAIVTLAEGERIEFFEGASV
- the rplD gene encoding 50S ribosomal protein L4, with the protein product MPSIKLVNISGESVGELNLSDVVFDVPLHIPAMHQVVVAQLANRRQGTASAKSRGEVRGGGKKPWRQKHTGRARHGSTRSPIWVGGGVVHGPKPRSYRQKVNKKVRKLAICSALSQKVRDAQILGIQSLSMEAPSTKIMKGFFQALGAVKPLVILDSSDMNVTKSARNIPGARVMHVDSINVYDLLKHGHIVMSAGAVKKLEEVYA
- the rplV gene encoding 50S ribosomal protein L22, whose product is MEAKARAKQVRLSPFKVRQVLTLIRGKKVGEALVALRYTPKKAAKVIEKVLKSAVANAEHNCGLDVDKLVVVEAFADQGPSMKRFRPVSMGRAHPYRHRTSHITVSVAER
- the rpsS gene encoding 30S ribosomal protein S19, which gives rise to MARSAKKGPYVEQRLLGRVEAFNQSGERKVLKTWSRASMIVPAMIGHTIAIHNGRIHIPIYISENMVGHKLGEFAPTRKFGGHAGQERRSGVRR
- the rpsC gene encoding 30S ribosomal protein S3, producing the protein MGQKVHPVGYRVGITRDWESRWFADGKNYAKNLHEDLKLREWIKGRWEGAGISKVEIERVGKVLRFSIWTARPGVVIGKNGAEIQKIKDELQEMTGSKVMVNVQEIKNPEVEAQLVAENVAAALAHRVSFRRAMKQSIFRTMKAGGKGIKIQCAGRLGGAEIARTEWYNEGQLPLSTLRADIDYGLAEAKTMYGVIGVKVWIYRDEKAINTPAPRQPRKGRREGGRS